The Pseudodesulfovibrio sp. zrk46 genome contains a region encoding:
- the pseC gene encoding UDP-4-amino-4,6-dideoxy-N-acetyl-beta-L-altrosamine transaminase → MPKIPYGRQHIDEDDIRAVAETLRSDFLTTGPKVGEFEQAVANFCNVQHGVAVCNGTAALHAAMFALGIGSGDEVIVPPMTFAASANCVLYMGGTPVFADVQEGSLLIDPAKVKEKITSNTKAIIAVDYTGQPCNWEALRSLADKHNLALVADGCHALGASYKDRKVGSIADMTVFSFHPVKHVATGEGGMILTDDAELDAKLRTFRNHGITTDARTREESGAWFYEMVELGYNYRITDIQAALGVSQMAKLPAFLERRREIAKRYDKSFAGTNVIPLAVSEEVEHAYHLYVVRLANRDEVYTMLRDAGIFAQVHYIPVHLHPYYQEKLGTGEGLCPIAEAAYKEILSLPMYPGLTDQEQDYVIKTVLELA, encoded by the coding sequence ATGCCCAAAATCCCTTACGGTAGACAACACATCGACGAAGATGACATCCGGGCCGTGGCGGAAACGCTGCGGTCCGATTTCCTTACAACCGGCCCCAAGGTCGGCGAATTCGAACAGGCTGTTGCCAACTTTTGCAACGTCCAACATGGTGTAGCCGTATGCAACGGCACTGCCGCGTTGCATGCGGCCATGTTTGCCCTTGGAATTGGCTCAGGAGACGAAGTCATTGTACCTCCAATGACTTTTGCTGCATCCGCTAACTGCGTTCTTTACATGGGTGGTACGCCGGTTTTTGCCGATGTACAGGAAGGCTCTCTGCTTATTGATCCGGCCAAGGTGAAAGAAAAAATCACATCAAACACCAAAGCGATCATTGCGGTGGACTACACTGGCCAACCCTGCAATTGGGAAGCGCTTCGTTCTCTGGCAGACAAGCACAACCTCGCGCTTGTCGCCGACGGCTGCCACGCTCTGGGGGCAAGCTACAAGGATCGCAAAGTCGGCTCCATAGCGGACATGACTGTTTTCTCTTTCCATCCGGTCAAACACGTTGCTACCGGCGAGGGTGGTATGATCCTTACCGACGACGCGGAACTGGACGCCAAGCTTAGGACCTTCCGCAACCATGGCATAACCACCGACGCTCGCACCCGAGAAGAAAGTGGGGCATGGTTCTATGAAATGGTGGAACTGGGCTACAACTATCGCATCACCGACATCCAAGCAGCCCTTGGTGTCAGTCAAATGGCAAAACTCCCTGCCTTCTTGGAACGCAGAAGGGAGATTGCAAAGCGATATGACAAGAGTTTCGCAGGAACCAATGTTATCCCATTAGCTGTCTCCGAAGAGGTTGAGCATGCGTATCACCTGTACGTGGTAAGGCTTGCCAATCGTGACGAAGTTTACACAATGCTACGTGATGCTGGAATCTTTGCCCAAGTTCACTATATTCCGGTCCATCTGCATCCTTATTATCAAGAGAAGTTAGGAACAGGTGAAGGACTCTGTCCTATAGCAGAGGCGGCCTACAAAGAGATTCTATCCCTGCCCATGTATCCAGGGCTCACTGACCAAGAACAAGATTATGTGATCAAGACTGTACTGGAGCTCGCATGA
- the pseG gene encoding UDP-2,4-diacetamido-2,4,6-trideoxy-beta-L-altropyranose hydrolase has protein sequence MRMIALGQAWKQLGGKVRIVGQITPLIDRLSNEHFELVNLDNTYPSPEDIEVLLEATSKNEWIAIDGYQFDSDYQKQILEAGRRTLVLDDVNDRGRYYASALLNQNPDGNHYDYKVNEDAIRLLGSRFALLRHEFLSHPRKDSTTSSKPRNILVTLGGGDPTNMTGTVIESITQIDSDDLHVKVVCGAANPHLDKLKTTASNLKCHCEFLTAVNDMPSLINWADIAISAAGSTCWELCYFRVPTVAIQIADNQKGIIRELNRIQAAICLSMDTKANDITKALSSLLTNTDKRKLIEKACSTIVDGKGAHRVACALLNADIRLRPATVDDSRRLYNWRNHPAVRARSFQSDPIEYGSHEAWFKSKLADASCKIFIAESTNGTALGQIRFEGMPTEALISISVAPDHNGRGIGTHITKLGCQSIEAIYPGIPVTAFVMKDNPASANMFRAAGFISAPNDADDSLKFEWKHS, from the coding sequence ATGCGAATGATCGCTCTTGGTCAGGCATGGAAGCAGCTTGGTGGTAAAGTTCGCATAGTCGGTCAAATAACCCCACTTATTGATAGACTCTCCAACGAACATTTCGAACTTGTTAATTTAGATAACACCTACCCGTCTCCCGAGGACATTGAAGTCTTACTAGAGGCTACTTCAAAGAACGAATGGATTGCGATAGATGGATACCAATTCGATTCGGACTATCAAAAACAGATTCTTGAAGCCGGCAGAAGGACCTTGGTCCTTGACGATGTCAATGATCGTGGTCGCTATTACGCTTCAGCTTTGCTGAACCAAAATCCAGACGGCAATCATTATGATTATAAAGTGAACGAGGATGCCATACGCTTACTTGGCTCTCGCTTTGCTCTTCTGCGTCACGAATTCCTCTCACATCCTCGAAAGGACTCTACAACGTCGAGTAAACCCCGAAATATACTCGTCACGCTGGGGGGGGGAGACCCCACCAATATGACGGGCACGGTGATAGAAAGTATCACCCAAATTGACAGTGACGACCTGCACGTCAAAGTTGTGTGCGGTGCAGCAAACCCCCATTTAGATAAGCTGAAAACCACCGCATCCAACTTGAAGTGCCATTGCGAATTCCTGACCGCTGTCAATGATATGCCCTCTCTCATAAATTGGGCAGATATAGCAATCTCTGCAGCAGGATCTACCTGTTGGGAACTCTGCTATTTCAGAGTTCCGACTGTGGCCATTCAAATTGCAGACAATCAGAAAGGGATCATTCGCGAACTAAACCGCATTCAAGCCGCCATCTGCTTGAGTATGGATACGAAAGCAAATGACATTACCAAAGCACTGTCTAGCTTGCTGACAAACACAGACAAGCGGAAACTCATTGAAAAAGCATGCAGCACTATAGTTGACGGAAAAGGAGCTCACAGAGTGGCTTGCGCCTTGCTCAATGCCGATATTCGACTCCGCCCTGCCACTGTTGATGATAGCCGTCGACTATATAATTGGCGCAACCACCCTGCCGTCAGAGCTCGCTCATTCCAATCAGACCCGATTGAATATGGAAGTCATGAGGCTTGGTTTAAATCTAAACTTGCTGATGCCTCCTGCAAAATTTTCATTGCTGAATCTACCAATGGCACAGCCTTAGGCCAAATCAGGTTTGAAGGTATGCCTACCGAAGCATTGATCAGCATCAGTGTAGCGCCAGACCATAATGGACGTGGAATTGGTACACATATTACAAAACTTGGATGCCAATCCATTGAGGCAATATACCCTGGCATCCCAGTAACAGCTTTCGTCATGAAAGATAATCCTGCTTCAGCTAACATGTTCCGAGCAGCAGGCTTCATTTCGGCCCCCAATGACGCAGATGATTCACTCAAGTTTGAATGGAAGCATTCCTAA
- a CDS encoding N-acetyl sugar amidotransferase, whose protein sequence is MSNTIKYCTKCVMPETKPDLWFDENGVCAACNFFEERAEIDWDARQTELEHILDQYRSNDSSNYDCIIPCSGGKDSTYQTLTMLDMGMNPLCVTATTDRLSPIGRRNIENIKKLGVDYIEVSTNPVVRRRINKLALEQVGDISWPEHLTIFTIPVRIAVMHNVPLIVWGENSQNENGGPATQAGDKHLTRRWLEEFGGLLGLRVTDLEGQADIEKKHLIPYTYPSDEDLARVGVTGIFLGYYKQWDGLSNALVAAAHGFESWPNTVEGSIVNYENLDNEQMRIHDYFKFLKYGYSRATDWACWHIRRGRLSREQGMQLVRRHEGKFPWSYLGTDLETILEEIDMTLDEFTAVCDRFTNKKIFKTDRRGNLLRTRNGDLVRVNDDNV, encoded by the coding sequence ATGTCTAATACGATTAAATACTGCACCAAATGCGTGATGCCCGAAACCAAACCCGACCTCTGGTTCGACGAGAACGGTGTCTGCGCGGCCTGCAATTTTTTCGAAGAGCGCGCTGAAATCGACTGGGATGCCCGTCAAACCGAACTAGAACATATTCTGGATCAATACCGCTCCAATGACAGTTCCAATTATGACTGCATCATCCCTTGCAGTGGTGGAAAGGATTCAACCTACCAGACCCTTACCATGCTGGACATGGGCATGAATCCTCTTTGCGTCACCGCCACCACGGACCGTCTCTCTCCCATCGGTCGCAGAAACATTGAGAACATCAAGAAACTCGGCGTGGACTACATTGAAGTTTCCACGAACCCAGTGGTCAGGCGTCGCATCAACAAACTCGCTCTCGAGCAAGTTGGTGATATATCATGGCCTGAGCACCTGACAATTTTCACCATCCCGGTTCGCATCGCCGTAATGCACAACGTGCCGCTCATCGTTTGGGGCGAGAACTCCCAGAATGAGAATGGCGGTCCCGCAACCCAGGCTGGAGACAAGCACCTCACCCGCCGTTGGCTTGAAGAATTCGGAGGCCTCCTTGGTCTTCGTGTCACTGACCTTGAAGGACAGGCAGACATAGAGAAAAAGCACCTCATTCCCTACACCTATCCCTCTGACGAAGATCTGGCTCGTGTGGGTGTGACCGGCATTTTCCTCGGCTACTACAAGCAATGGGATGGGCTTTCCAACGCGCTGGTTGCTGCAGCCCACGGTTTTGAAAGCTGGCCCAACACTGTCGAAGGCTCCATCGTCAATTACGAGAACCTCGACAACGAGCAGATGCGCATCCACGACTATTTCAAATTCCTCAAGTACGGCTACAGCCGTGCAACAGATTGGGCCTGCTGGCACATCCGCCGCGGTCGCCTCTCTCGCGAGCAAGGCATGCAGTTGGTTCGCCGCCATGAGGGCAAGTTTCCTTGGTCCTACCTCGGCACAGACCTGGAGACCATTCTGGAAGAAATTGATATGACCCTGGATGAGTTCACCGCTGTCTGTGATCGCTTCACGAACAAAAAGATCTTTAAAACAGATCGTCGTGGAAATCTCCTGCGCACCCGTAATGGTGACCTCGTCCGCGTCAACGACGACAACGTCTAG
- the pseF gene encoding pseudaminic acid cytidylyltransferase — MNIAVIPARGGSKRIPRKNVREFCGKPIIGYSIETALATNLFSSVIVTTDDKEIAEVARSFGAETPFIRPTELSDDHTGTTPVIRHALQWCLDNGRDVETVCGLYATAPFITAQDLRKGYNALPEAPAAFAVTTFPFPIYRGVKQSDDGKVSMIWPEHMLTRSQDLPEAFHDCGQFYWATSEFLLSGREFMEGEAVGVQIPRHRVQDIDTEEDWVRAEAMFRVLKETGEL, encoded by the coding sequence ATGAATATAGCGGTTATTCCTGCACGTGGGGGCAGCAAACGGATTCCTCGGAAAAACGTCCGTGAATTCTGTGGTAAACCTATCATCGGGTATTCCATTGAAACCGCCCTCGCCACAAACTTGTTCTCTTCGGTTATAGTTACCACCGATGATAAAGAAATAGCTGAAGTCGCAAGATCTTTTGGTGCAGAAACTCCGTTCATACGACCAACTGAATTATCCGATGACCACACAGGCACTACACCAGTCATTCGACATGCCCTGCAATGGTGCCTCGATAATGGCCGAGATGTGGAGACAGTGTGTGGCCTTTATGCCACAGCTCCATTTATCACCGCACAGGACTTGCGTAAGGGCTATAACGCCCTTCCAGAGGCCCCGGCAGCCTTTGCTGTGACAACCTTTCCATTCCCCATCTATCGAGGGGTAAAGCAGAGTGATGACGGGAAAGTCTCCATGATCTGGCCCGAACACATGCTGACTCGCTCGCAAGACTTACCAGAGGCATTCCACGATTGTGGCCAGTTTTATTGGGCAACATCCGAATTCCTACTCTCTGGCAGGGAATTCATGGAAGGCGAAGCCGTTGGGGTCCAAATCCCCCGTCACCGGGTGCAGGATATCGACACGGAAGAGGACTGGGTAAGAGCTGAAGCCATGTTCCGTGTTCTCAAGGAAACGGGGGAACTGTGA